CCCTGTTTTTCTGAGCTCTTTTATAAAGGTGATTCCGTCCATTCTGGGCATGTTCAGATCGCACAGAATGAGGGAAAATGAGCTTCTCACAGCTTTCTCAAGAGCGTCCATGCCGTCTATTGCCTGTTCGGTGTCAAAACCGGCAGACTTGAGAATATTGGCGTGAAAGTGCCTCACCATGTCCGAATCATCAACTATCAGAACTTTAAACGCCATCGTCTCACCCCTTGTAATAAACGACATTTCTGCCGTACCGCTTGATGGAGAAAGCTGTTGTTATGCGGCCGACTGATTCGCTGTGGCCAAGAAAGATGTAGCCGCCCCTGTTGAGGGCTATGTAGTAGTGATCAACAACCTGCTTTCTTGAGATCTCATCAAAATATATAAGCACGTTCCGGCAGAAGATGAAGTCAAAGCCTCTCTGCCGTCTCATCTGCATTTTATCGTTAAGGTTTATATGCTCAAAGCGAACCATATCCCGCACGGGTTTTATGGGAATGTGGCAGCCGTCAACGTAATTGAAGTACTTTGAGTAGTACTCCTCCGGCACATCCTTCACGCTTCTGTCGTCATAGCGGGCACTTTTCGCCTTTTCCAGAGCATTAAGGTCAATGTCCGAAGCGAGTATCTCCACGTTCCAGTTTTCATGCCTGTCCAGAAGTTCGCGCACTATGATCGCCAGAGTGTAAGGCTCCTCGCCTGTGGAGCACCCGGCAGACCATATGCGTATGGTGTCGTCTTTATCCTTCTCCTTTTTCTCCGCTATCTCCTGAAGGCAGAATTCGGCAAAGACCTCCAGTGTGGAAAATTCCCGGAAAAAGTAAGTCTCATTCACGGTGAGAAGGTTCATCAGCTCCTGAAACTCCTCCCCTTCACGGTCTTTGAATTTGAGAAAGCGTATATAATCCCTCGCAGATTCTATACCGAGGGAGGAAAGCCTTTTTTCAAGCCTTTTATTAATGAAATAGCGCTTCTTATCCTCAAAATTTATGCCGGACTTCTTGTAGATAAAAGCCGTTAAATCTTTGTAATCCTCCAGGGTAACAACGAACATCTACTGCTTCGCTATCAGCGCCCTGAGGCTGAGAAGCTCTTCCTTGGAATCACCTTCAGCAACCTTAAGCCTGCGTTCAATTATTTTAAGCGTTTTTTCCCTGTTGAGTCCGGCCAGCTTGTCCAGCGCGGCAAGCATCACATTCATATCATCCTCACCGGCGAACTCTTCAAAGATCTCTTCCTTGTCCTTGATACAGAGCCTGTAGGCAATGCCCATAAAGGTTATGCGGTTGTCGGAATCAAGGTTCTGGTTTTTGACTCCGTTGATAACGTATTTTTCATATTCGTAAGGGAGCACATCAACATTGTCCCGTATCATTATCTTAAGTATTGAGCCCGATATTTCATTAAAGAAAAGGGTATTCCTGTTGTTAAGAAAACCGAGCAGAAAAGGCAGATGCTCTCTGGAGCCGCATTCGGCGACCATCCGGAATACAGACGGCTTATAAAAGCTGTCCATATTCACACCGCCGAGTATATCGAGCACCGTATCCACCACGCTGCGTTTGGCGAGGTGGGTGAAAGTCTCTATGCAGGATATGCGGAGCATGGGCTCATTCGATGTTTCAAAAATTTCCAGTATATCGTTCAGGGATTCCTCGTCATTTATCTTGCCGAGGTACTCCACTGCGGTTATCTGCACATTAGGCGCTTTATCCCTCAGAGCCGCACGCAGGGCGGGAATACAGTATTTGGAGCCGGTGGCAACAAGGCTGTCCAGAATGAGCTTACGCACCTCTTTGTCGGAGTGATCCATAATAGATGTCAGGTAAGGCACAGCATCCTCACCCTTTGAGCCGAAGATTTCTATTGCGCAGTTTCTTATGAAAGCATCTGTGGATTCGAAAAACTTGGCCACGGAAGCAAAATGCGGTGAAACATCAAGAAGTTTCAGCCCCTCCACTATGAGTTCCTTCACCATGCGGCTCTCCTCCTTCCGGAGTGCAGCTATAAGTTCAGGGATAAGCTCATCTGCGCGCAGGCTTATCACATCCTCCACGGCATACAGCCTTTCGGTTTCATCTTCATTCAAAAGAGAGGCTTTTATGCTCTGAATATCCATAACGCATTTCCCCGTGCGTCCGACAAGGCTGTCAGGGCACTATTTTTTTAACAACGGCAAGCAGATCCGCAGGTTTAAAAGGCTTCACAACCCATGCCTTGGCGCCTGCTTTTCTCCCCTCTTCCTTCTTCTCCGCCTGAGATTCCGTAGTGAGCATGATGATCGGCGTAAACTTGTGCTTCGCCAGATTCTTCACTTCCTTAATAAGGGTTATGCCGTCCATATTGGGCATGTTAAGGTCGGAGATGATCAGGTTAAACCTGTCATTCTCAAGCTTTGTGAGTGCGTCTTTGCCGTCGCGGGCATCAACCACTTCATAGCCCGCGGATTTCAGCGTGGCGGCGACAAGCTGCCTCATGGTTATGGCATCATCGACTATCAGTATTCTCTTCACGCTGTTCCCCCTGTCATATAACCAGCCCGTAAAGCCCGATGACCCTTGAGACTTCACTGCTTTTTCCTGTTATTTCGTATTTTATTCCCTTCTCTTTCAATGTGTTCAGGAGAGAGACGAGTATATTTACAAAAGTTGTGTCCATCGTGCGCACAGCGGAAAGGTCAATCTCCGCAGCGGGTCTGGAATACAGATCCGCCCCTTTGAGCGCCTCCAGTGCTTCATCAGCCATGAAATTTTCGCACTCTTCGGGAAAAATGATTCTGACTTTTGATTTAAGAGGCTTTATATCCATATCACCATCCCTTTTTGACAACTCTGTTAAGTTCCCACGCTATCTTGCCGCTGGGGAGCACAACATCCGCCCCTCCGCGGTCTATGGCTTCCTTGGGCATACCGAAAACTATGCAGCTTTCCTCTGATTCGGCTATGGTATAGCCTCCTCCCTTTCTGATTTTCACCATGCTGTCTGCGCCGTCGTCACCCATGCCGGTCATCAGAATGCCGACTGTTCTTGCGCCGAAGCAGTTTCTGACGGAATCCATCATTACATCCACACTGGGTACAAAG
The genomic region above belongs to Geovibrio ferrireducens and contains:
- a CDS encoding response regulator, whose product is MAFKVLIVDDSDMVRHFHANILKSAGFDTEQAIDGMDALEKAVRSSFSLILCDLNMPRMDGITFIKELRKTGKETPVIIITTQEEAENRRKGYMSGANLYITKPVKPEELIINIKMLLGIS
- a CDS encoding CheR family methyltransferase, whose protein sequence is MFVVTLEDYKDLTAFIYKKSGINFEDKKRYFINKRLEKRLSSLGIESARDYIRFLKFKDREGEEFQELMNLLTVNETYFFREFSTLEVFAEFCLQEIAEKKEKDKDDTIRIWSAGCSTGEEPYTLAIIVRELLDRHENWNVEILASDIDLNALEKAKSARYDDRSVKDVPEEYYSKYFNYVDGCHIPIKPVRDMVRFEHINLNDKMQMRRQRGFDFIFCRNVLIYFDEISRKQVVDHYYIALNRGGYIFLGHSESVGRITTAFSIKRYGRNVVYYKG
- a CDS encoding HEAT repeat domain-containing protein produces the protein MDIQSIKASLLNEDETERLYAVEDVISLRADELIPELIAALRKEESRMVKELIVEGLKLLDVSPHFASVAKFFESTDAFIRNCAIEIFGSKGEDAVPYLTSIMDHSDKEVRKLILDSLVATGSKYCIPALRAALRDKAPNVQITAVEYLGKINDEESLNDILEIFETSNEPMLRISCIETFTHLAKRSVVDTVLDILGGVNMDSFYKPSVFRMVAECGSREHLPFLLGFLNNRNTLFFNEISGSILKIMIRDNVDVLPYEYEKYVINGVKNQNLDSDNRITFMGIAYRLCIKDKEEIFEEFAGEDDMNVMLAALDKLAGLNREKTLKIIERRLKVAEGDSKEELLSLRALIAKQ
- a CDS encoding response regulator, producing the protein MKRILIVDDAITMRQLVAATLKSAGYEVVDARDGKDALTKLENDRFNLIISDLNMPNMDGITLIKEVKNLAKHKFTPIIMLTTESQAEKKEEGRKAGAKAWVVKPFKPADLLAVVKKIVP
- a CDS encoding STAS domain-containing protein, producing MDIKPLKSKVRIIFPEECENFMADEALEALKGADLYSRPAAEIDLSAVRTMDTTFVNILVSLLNTLKEKGIKYEITGKSSEVSRVIGLYGLVI